One part of the Dioscorea cayenensis subsp. rotundata cultivar TDr96_F1 chromosome 2, TDr96_F1_v2_PseudoChromosome.rev07_lg8_w22 25.fasta, whole genome shotgun sequence genome encodes these proteins:
- the LOC120277769 gene encoding 70 kDa peptidyl-prolyl isomerase-like, whose protein sequence is MAHSSRVTFSSAAARAAVVDDDDFDEEPGEVIESAPPLRVGEEREIHPSGLKKKLLRAGRGWETPVFGDEVTVHYVGRLMNGSKFDSSRDRGDPLTFKLGNGEVVSGLDHGLVTMKKGELALFTVPSDLGYGSVVGIQGVPPGADLQFEVELVSWLTVVDICKDGGIIKKIMFSGDDVQAGDLDQVTVKYQVRLSDGKLVAESPEGGSEFYVNEGHLCEAFPKVLKTMRKGEKAVVTVQPQYAFGEHGREAENGFQAIPSNAVLTIDVELVSLKPVVDVSGDLKVLKKVLRSGEGIHRPKDGEAVRIRYTAMLEDGTIFEKLGFDGELFEFVIDEEQVVAGLEQAVGTMLKGELSEVTVKPEYGYGNDETKRDLAILPPCSTLIYQVEMVDFTKEKEPWEMSGPEKIEAAEKTKKAGNDLYKIGKFKRASKKYEKAVSYINEDEPLESGEEKLVKSLRITCWLNHAACCLKLNNFLEAVNLCSKVLDVEFHNVKALYRRAQAYIKTADLDLAKLDIQKALEVDPQNREVKSLQTTLKQLQLENNKRDAKLYVNMFASTRKDTDVVLKRLKVEKANADEVQAMEYEHSASTEIEKPHEEEAVGDSGVQIMEL, encoded by the exons ATGGCGCACTCATCGAGGGTCACCTTCTCGTCGGCGGCGGCGAGGGCGGCGGTGGTAGACGACGATGACTTCGATGAGGAACCCGGCGAGGTCATCGAGTCGGCGCCACCCCTCCGCGTTGGTGAGGAGCGGGAGATCCATCCATCTGGGCTCAAGAAGAAGCTCCTCCGCGCTGGCCGTGGTTGGGAAACCCCTGTCTTCGGGGATGAAGTCACAG TTCATTACGTTGGTAGATTGATGAATGGAAGCAAGTTTGATTCAAGTCGGGATAGAGGAGACCCTCTCACTTTCAAACTCGGCAATG GAGAGGTAGTCAGTGGGTTGGATCATGGGTTAGTGACAATGAAGAAGGGTGAATTGGCATTGTTCACAGTGCCATCTGATTTGGGCTATGGAAGTGTTGTTGGTATTCAAGGTGTTCCTCCTGGTGCTGACCTCCAGTTTGAAGTAGAATTGGTATCATGGCTCACTGTGGTGGATATCTGCAAGGATGGTGGAATTATCAAGAAAATCATGTTCAGCGGGGATGACGTTCAAGCTGGTGATCTGGATCAAGTTACAG TCAAATACCAAGTGAGGTTATCAGATGGTAAACTTGTTGCAGAAAGTCCTGAAGGAGGATCTGAGTTTTATGTCAATGAAG GGCATCTATGTGAAGCTTTTCCAAAGGTCCTAAAGACTATGAGAAAAGGGGAAAAGGCTGTTGTAACTGTTCAACCACAAT ATGCTTTTGGAGAGCATGGGAGAGAGGCTGAAAATGGATTCCAAGCCATTCCGTCAAATGCAGTTCTCACTATTGATGTTGAGTTGGTATCTTTGAAGCCTGTTGTGGATGTTAGTGGTGATTTGAAGGTCTTGAAAAAGGTACTGAGATCAGGAGAAGGTATTCATAGACCAAAGGATGGAGAGGCTGTTCGAA TTAGGTACACAGCGATGCTTGAAGATGGCACCATATTTGAGAAATTAGGCTTTGATGGAGAGCTGTTTGAGTTTGTTATAGATGAAG AACAGGTAGTTGCTGGTTTAGAACAAGCAGTAGGAACAATGCTGAAGGGTGAACTATCTGAAGTCACAGTGAAACCAGAGTATGGCTATGGGAATGATGAGACTAAGCGAGATCTTGCAATACTTCCTCCATGTTCAACCTTAATATATCAAGTGGAGATGGTGGACTTTACGAAG GAAAAAGAACCATGGGAGATGAGTGGTCCTGAAAAAATTGAAGCTGCAGAGAAGACAAAAAAAGCAGGCAATGATCTTTATAAAATTGGGAAATTTAAGCGAGCTTCAAAGAAGTATGAAAAG GCTGTGAGCTATATTAATGAAGATGAACCTCTTGAGAGTGGTGAAGAAAAGCTTGTTAAATCTCTTAGAATCACCTGCTGGTTGAATCACGCCGCTTGCTGTCTCAAATTAAACAATTTTCTTGAAGCCGTCAATCTATGCTCAAAG GTGCTAGATGTTGAGTTTCACAATGTGAAGGCATTGTATCGACGAGCGCAAGCTTATATAAAAACCGCCGATCTTGATTTAGCTAAACTCGATATTCAGAAAGCATTAGAGGTTGATCCACAGAACAG GGAGGTGAAATCACTGCAAACAACACTGAAACAGCTCCAACTAGAGAACAACAAAAGAGATGCAAAGCTCTATGTGAACATGTTTGCATCGACGAGAAAAGACACGGACGTCGTATTAAAG AGGCTGAAGGTCGAGAAGGCAAATGCTGATGAAGTGCAGGCAATGGAATATGAACATTCTGCG AGTACTGAGATTGAGAAACCACATGAAGAAGAAGCTGTGGGAGATTCAGGAGTTCAAATAatggaattataa
- the LOC120277775 gene encoding serine carboxypeptidase-like 7 isoform X2 — protein MTSCLHLQPLCLLLMLILWPLFISASIVTHLPGFHGPLPFHLETGYVGVDEVQLFYYFIESEGNPVEDPLILWLTGGPGCSAFSGLVFEVGPLKFRSVEYNGSLPTLVYHPFSWTKVSNVIFLDSPVGTGFSFSNTPEGYVDGDITSSNRVYKFLRKWLIDHRQFLSNPLYIAGDSYAGMVVPFITNLISQGIESGTQPPLNLKGYLIGNPGTGEAIDLNSRIPYAHNMGIISDELYESTIISCEGEDYESPTNTVCAEKLRVVNKFINEIHKPHILEPKCPRTSPNPRNMAGERRFLKDEHEELIAPPPVPPLKCRSYAYYLSYIWANTGAVRDALHIQKGTVPEWIRCNDYLQYAHDLPSSIKYQQKLTSQGYRALVYSGDHDMLVPHIGTQTWIRSLNYSIVDDWRSWFSSGQVAGYTRTYVHNLTFATIKGAGHTAPEYKPRESLDMIKRWLSYQPL, from the exons ATGACTTCTTGTCTTCATCTCCAGCCATTGTGTCTGCTGCTGATGCTGATCCTATGGCCACTGTTCATCTCTGCTTCCATTGTTACTCATCTTCCTGGTTTTCATGGTCCACTTCCCTTTCACCTTGAGACTGG ATATGTTGGTGTGGATGAAGTGCAACTCTTTTATTACTTCATAGAGTCTGAGGGAAATCCAGTTGAGGACCCTCTTATTCTTTGGCTCACAGGTGGCCCTGGTTGCTCTGCTTTCAGTGGCCTTGTCTTTGAAGTTG GTCCTCTGAAGTTCAGGAGTGTGGAGTATAATGGTAGCTTGCCAACACTTGTGTATCATCCTTTCTCTTGGACTA aggtcTCAAATGTGATCTTCTTAGACTCTCCAGTTGGAACTGGGTTCTCATTCTCAAATACTCCAGAGGGATATGTTGATGGTGATATCACTTCATCCAATAGAGTGTACAAGTTTCTCAGAAAG TGGCTGATTGATCACCGTCAGTTCCTCTCCAATCCTCTGTATATTGCTGGTGATTCATATGCTGGCATGGTTGTCCCATTCATCACTAACCTGATATCACAAG GCATTGAATCTGGGACTCAGCCTCCTCTGAATCTCAAG gGATATTTGATTGGCAACCCAGGAACCGGAGAAGCAATCGATCTGAATTCTCGCATCCCATATGCTCATAATATGGGGATAATTTCTGATGAGTTATATGAG tCCACCATTATTTCTTGTGAAGGAGAGGATTATGAAAGTCCTACCAATACTGTGTGTGCTGAGAAGCTTCGAGTTGTGAATAAG TTCATTAATGAAATTCATAAGCCGCATATTTTGGAGCCAAAATGTCCACGAACATCTCCGAACCCAAGGAACATGGCCGGAGAAAGGAGATTTCTCAAGGATGAGCACGAAGAGCTTATCGCCCCACCACCTGTTCCCCCTCTTAAATGCAGA TCTTATGCTTACTATTTGTCCTACATTTGGGCAAACACCGGTGCCGTGAGAGATGCTCTTCACATCCAGAAG GGGACTGTGCCGGAATGGATTAGATGCAACGATTATTTGCAGTATGCCCACGATCTTCCAAGCAGTATCAAATACCAGCAGAAGCTCACAAGCCAAGGTTATCGAGCTCTTGTTTACAG TGGCGATCATGATATGCTGGTGCCACATATAGGAACACAGACATGGATAAGATCTTTGAACTACTCCATTGTCGATGACTGGAGATCTTGGTTCTCTAGCGGTCAAGTAGCGGG ATACACAAGAACATATGTCCACAATCTTACATTTGCCACTATAAAG GGTGCTGGTCATACAGCTCCGGAGTACAAACCAAGGGAGAGCCTGGATATGATTAAAAGATGGCTTTCATATCAACCATTGTAG
- the LOC120277775 gene encoding serine carboxypeptidase-like 18 isoform X1 yields MTSCLHLQPLCLLLMLILWPLFISASIVTHLPGFHGPLPFHLETGYVGVDEVQLFYYFIESEGNPVEDPLILWLTGGPGCSAFSGLVFEVGPLKFRSVEYNGSLPTLVYHPFSWTKGDLFFSFVDNFHDLFYSVKSFMIFIFQVSNVIFLDSPVGTGFSFSNTPEGYVDGDITSSNRVYKFLRKWLIDHRQFLSNPLYIAGDSYAGMVVPFITNLISQGIESGTQPPLNLKGYLIGNPGTGEAIDLNSRIPYAHNMGIISDELYESTIISCEGEDYESPTNTVCAEKLRVVNKFINEIHKPHILEPKCPRTSPNPRNMAGERRFLKDEHEELIAPPPVPPLKCRSYAYYLSYIWANTGAVRDALHIQKGTVPEWIRCNDYLQYAHDLPSSIKYQQKLTSQGYRALVYSGDHDMLVPHIGTQTWIRSLNYSIVDDWRSWFSSGQVAGYTRTYVHNLTFATIKGAGHTAPEYKPRESLDMIKRWLSYQPL; encoded by the exons ATGACTTCTTGTCTTCATCTCCAGCCATTGTGTCTGCTGCTGATGCTGATCCTATGGCCACTGTTCATCTCTGCTTCCATTGTTACTCATCTTCCTGGTTTTCATGGTCCACTTCCCTTTCACCTTGAGACTGG ATATGTTGGTGTGGATGAAGTGCAACTCTTTTATTACTTCATAGAGTCTGAGGGAAATCCAGTTGAGGACCCTCTTATTCTTTGGCTCACAGGTGGCCCTGGTTGCTCTGCTTTCAGTGGCCTTGTCTTTGAAGTTG GTCCTCTGAAGTTCAGGAGTGTGGAGTATAATGGTAGCTTGCCAACACTTGTGTATCATCCTTTCTCTTGGACTAAAGGTGATctgtttttcagttttgttgACAATTTTCATGATCTTTTTTATTCAGTAAAaagttttatgatttttatttttcaggtcTCAAATGTGATCTTCTTAGACTCTCCAGTTGGAACTGGGTTCTCATTCTCAAATACTCCAGAGGGATATGTTGATGGTGATATCACTTCATCCAATAGAGTGTACAAGTTTCTCAGAAAG TGGCTGATTGATCACCGTCAGTTCCTCTCCAATCCTCTGTATATTGCTGGTGATTCATATGCTGGCATGGTTGTCCCATTCATCACTAACCTGATATCACAAG GCATTGAATCTGGGACTCAGCCTCCTCTGAATCTCAAG gGATATTTGATTGGCAACCCAGGAACCGGAGAAGCAATCGATCTGAATTCTCGCATCCCATATGCTCATAATATGGGGATAATTTCTGATGAGTTATATGAG tCCACCATTATTTCTTGTGAAGGAGAGGATTATGAAAGTCCTACCAATACTGTGTGTGCTGAGAAGCTTCGAGTTGTGAATAAG TTCATTAATGAAATTCATAAGCCGCATATTTTGGAGCCAAAATGTCCACGAACATCTCCGAACCCAAGGAACATGGCCGGAGAAAGGAGATTTCTCAAGGATGAGCACGAAGAGCTTATCGCCCCACCACCTGTTCCCCCTCTTAAATGCAGA TCTTATGCTTACTATTTGTCCTACATTTGGGCAAACACCGGTGCCGTGAGAGATGCTCTTCACATCCAGAAG GGGACTGTGCCGGAATGGATTAGATGCAACGATTATTTGCAGTATGCCCACGATCTTCCAAGCAGTATCAAATACCAGCAGAAGCTCACAAGCCAAGGTTATCGAGCTCTTGTTTACAG TGGCGATCATGATATGCTGGTGCCACATATAGGAACACAGACATGGATAAGATCTTTGAACTACTCCATTGTCGATGACTGGAGATCTTGGTTCTCTAGCGGTCAAGTAGCGGG ATACACAAGAACATATGTCCACAATCTTACATTTGCCACTATAAAG GGTGCTGGTCATACAGCTCCGGAGTACAAACCAAGGGAGAGCCTGGATATGATTAAAAGATGGCTTTCATATCAACCATTGTAG
- the LOC120277775 gene encoding serine carboxypeptidase-like 18 isoform X3, with product MTSCLHLQPLCLLLMLILWPLFISASIVTHLPGFHGPLPFHLETGYVGVDEVQLFYYFIESEGNPVEDPLILWLTGGPGCSAFSGLVFEVGPLKFRSVEYNGSLPTLVYHPFSWTKGDLFFSFVDNFHDLFYSVKSFMIFIFQVSNVIFLDSPVGTGFSFSNTPEGYVDGDITSSNRVYKFLRKWLIDHRQFLSNPLYIAGDSYAGMVVPFITNLISQGIESGTQPPLNLKGYLIGNPGTGEAIDLNSRIPYAHNMGIISDELYESTIISCEGEDYESPTNTVCAEKLRVVNKFINEIHKPHILEPKCPRTSPNPRNMAGERRFLKDEHEELIAPPPVPPLKCRSYAYYLSYIWANTGAVRDALHIQKGTVPEWIRCNDYLQYAHDLPSSIKYQQKLTSQGYRALVYR from the exons ATGACTTCTTGTCTTCATCTCCAGCCATTGTGTCTGCTGCTGATGCTGATCCTATGGCCACTGTTCATCTCTGCTTCCATTGTTACTCATCTTCCTGGTTTTCATGGTCCACTTCCCTTTCACCTTGAGACTGG ATATGTTGGTGTGGATGAAGTGCAACTCTTTTATTACTTCATAGAGTCTGAGGGAAATCCAGTTGAGGACCCTCTTATTCTTTGGCTCACAGGTGGCCCTGGTTGCTCTGCTTTCAGTGGCCTTGTCTTTGAAGTTG GTCCTCTGAAGTTCAGGAGTGTGGAGTATAATGGTAGCTTGCCAACACTTGTGTATCATCCTTTCTCTTGGACTAAAGGTGATctgtttttcagttttgttgACAATTTTCATGATCTTTTTTATTCAGTAAAaagttttatgatttttatttttcaggtcTCAAATGTGATCTTCTTAGACTCTCCAGTTGGAACTGGGTTCTCATTCTCAAATACTCCAGAGGGATATGTTGATGGTGATATCACTTCATCCAATAGAGTGTACAAGTTTCTCAGAAAG TGGCTGATTGATCACCGTCAGTTCCTCTCCAATCCTCTGTATATTGCTGGTGATTCATATGCTGGCATGGTTGTCCCATTCATCACTAACCTGATATCACAAG GCATTGAATCTGGGACTCAGCCTCCTCTGAATCTCAAG gGATATTTGATTGGCAACCCAGGAACCGGAGAAGCAATCGATCTGAATTCTCGCATCCCATATGCTCATAATATGGGGATAATTTCTGATGAGTTATATGAG tCCACCATTATTTCTTGTGAAGGAGAGGATTATGAAAGTCCTACCAATACTGTGTGTGCTGAGAAGCTTCGAGTTGTGAATAAG TTCATTAATGAAATTCATAAGCCGCATATTTTGGAGCCAAAATGTCCACGAACATCTCCGAACCCAAGGAACATGGCCGGAGAAAGGAGATTTCTCAAGGATGAGCACGAAGAGCTTATCGCCCCACCACCTGTTCCCCCTCTTAAATGCAGA TCTTATGCTTACTATTTGTCCTACATTTGGGCAAACACCGGTGCCGTGAGAGATGCTCTTCACATCCAGAAG GGGACTGTGCCGGAATGGATTAGATGCAACGATTATTTGCAGTATGCCCACGATCTTCCAAGCAGTATCAAATACCAGCAGAAGCTCACAAGCCAAGGTTATCGAGCTCTTGTTTACAGGTGA
- the LOC120277775 gene encoding serine carboxypeptidase-like 18 isoform X4 produces MVACQHLCIILSLGLKVSNVIFLDSPVGTGFSFSNTPEGYVDGDITSSNRVYKFLRKWLIDHRQFLSNPLYIAGDSYAGMVVPFITNLISQGIESGTQPPLNLKGYLIGNPGTGEAIDLNSRIPYAHNMGIISDELYESTIISCEGEDYESPTNTVCAEKLRVVNKFINEIHKPHILEPKCPRTSPNPRNMAGERRFLKDEHEELIAPPPVPPLKCRSYAYYLSYIWANTGAVRDALHIQKGTVPEWIRCNDYLQYAHDLPSSIKYQQKLTSQGYRALVYSGDHDMLVPHIGTQTWIRSLNYSIVDDWRSWFSSGQVAGYTRTYVHNLTFATIKGAGHTAPEYKPRESLDMIKRWLSYQPL; encoded by the exons ATGGTAGCTTGCCAACACTTGTGTATCATCCTTTCTCTTGGACTAAAG gtcTCAAATGTGATCTTCTTAGACTCTCCAGTTGGAACTGGGTTCTCATTCTCAAATACTCCAGAGGGATATGTTGATGGTGATATCACTTCATCCAATAGAGTGTACAAGTTTCTCAGAAAG TGGCTGATTGATCACCGTCAGTTCCTCTCCAATCCTCTGTATATTGCTGGTGATTCATATGCTGGCATGGTTGTCCCATTCATCACTAACCTGATATCACAAG GCATTGAATCTGGGACTCAGCCTCCTCTGAATCTCAAG gGATATTTGATTGGCAACCCAGGAACCGGAGAAGCAATCGATCTGAATTCTCGCATCCCATATGCTCATAATATGGGGATAATTTCTGATGAGTTATATGAG tCCACCATTATTTCTTGTGAAGGAGAGGATTATGAAAGTCCTACCAATACTGTGTGTGCTGAGAAGCTTCGAGTTGTGAATAAG TTCATTAATGAAATTCATAAGCCGCATATTTTGGAGCCAAAATGTCCACGAACATCTCCGAACCCAAGGAACATGGCCGGAGAAAGGAGATTTCTCAAGGATGAGCACGAAGAGCTTATCGCCCCACCACCTGTTCCCCCTCTTAAATGCAGA TCTTATGCTTACTATTTGTCCTACATTTGGGCAAACACCGGTGCCGTGAGAGATGCTCTTCACATCCAGAAG GGGACTGTGCCGGAATGGATTAGATGCAACGATTATTTGCAGTATGCCCACGATCTTCCAAGCAGTATCAAATACCAGCAGAAGCTCACAAGCCAAGGTTATCGAGCTCTTGTTTACAG TGGCGATCATGATATGCTGGTGCCACATATAGGAACACAGACATGGATAAGATCTTTGAACTACTCCATTGTCGATGACTGGAGATCTTGGTTCTCTAGCGGTCAAGTAGCGGG ATACACAAGAACATATGTCCACAATCTTACATTTGCCACTATAAAG GGTGCTGGTCATACAGCTCCGGAGTACAAACCAAGGGAGAGCCTGGATATGATTAAAAGATGGCTTTCATATCAACCATTGTAG
- the LOC120277823 gene encoding serine carboxypeptidase-like 18 isoform X1: protein MASCLRFQLLYLLLLLILWPLFMSASIVTHLPGFHGPLPFHLETGYVGVDEVQLFYYFIESEGNPVEDPLILWLTGGPGCSAFSGLVFEIGPLKFRSVDHNGSLPTLVYHPFSWTKVSNVIFLDSPVGTGFSFSNTPEGYVDGDVTSSKRVYRFLRKWLMDHPQFLSNPLYISGDSYAGKVVPFITDLILQGIESGTQPLLNLKGYSIGNPSTGEAIDLNSRIPYARNMGIISDELYESTIISCEGEDNENLTSTLCAEILQVVNKLLGELNIGHILEPKCPPASPKPRNLAGERRFLKNEQNMLIVPPPAPPLKCRSYAYYLSYIWANNDAVRDALHIQKGTVPEWIRCNDYLQYAYDLPSSVKYQQKLTSQGYRALVYSGDHDLVIPHIGTQTWIRSLNYSIVDDWRSWFSGGQVAGYTRTYTHNLTFATIKGAGHTAPEYKPRESLDMIKRWLSYQPL, encoded by the exons ATGGCTTCTTGTCTTCGTTTCCAACTACTGTATCTGCTGCTATTGTTGATCCTATGGCCGTTGTTCATGTCTGCTTCAATTGTTACTCATCTTCCTGGCTTTCATGGTCCACTTCCCTTCCACCTTGAGACTGG ATATGTTGGTGTGGATGAAGTGCAactattttattacttcatagAGTCTGAGGGGAATCCAGTTGAGGACCCTCTTATTCTTTGGCTCACTGGTGGCCCTGGTTGCTCTGCTTTCAGTGGTCTCGTATTTGAAATTG GTCCTCTAAAGTTCAGGAGTGTGGATCATAATGGTAGCTTGCCAACACTAGTGTATCATCCTTTCTCTTGGACTAAG gtcTCAAATGTGATCTTCTTAGACTCTCCTGTTGGAACTGGGTTCTCATTCTCAAATACTCCAGAGGGATATGTTGATGGTGATGTTACTTCATCCAAAAGAGTGTACAGGTTTCTCAGAAAG TGGCTGATGGACCACCCACAATTCCTATCCAATCCTCTGTATATTTCTGGTGATTCATATGCTGGCAAGGTTGTTCCATTCATCACTGACTTGATATTACAAG GAATTGAATCTGGAACTCAGCCTCTTCTGAATCTCA AGGGATATTCGATTGGCAACCCATCAACCGGAGAAGCAATCGATCTGAATTCTCGCATCCCATATGCTCGTAATATGGGGATAATTTCTGATGAGTTATATGAG TCCACCATTATTTCTTGTGAAGGAGAAGATAATGAAAATCTCACCAGTACTCTTTGTGCTGAGATTCTTCAAGTTGTGAATAAG TTGCTTGGTGAACTAAATATCGGCCATATTTTGGAGCCAAAATGCCCACCAGCTTCTCCGAAACCAAGGAACTTGGCCGGAGAAAGGAGATTTCTGAAAAATGAGCAAAACATGCTTATTGTCCCACCACCTGCTCCCCCTCTCAAATGCAGA TCTTATGCTTACTATTTGTCCTACATTTGGGCAAACAACGATGCCGTGAGAGATGCTCTTCACATCCAGAAG GGGACTGTGCCGGAATGGATCAGATGCAACGATTATTTGCAGTATGCCTATGATCTTCCGAGCAGCGTAAAATACCAGCAGAAACTCACAAGCCAAGGTTATCGAGCTCTTGTTTACAG TGGGGATCATGATCTAGTGATACCACATATAGGAACCCAGACATGGATAAGATCTCTGAATTACTCCATTGTCGATGACTGGAGATCTTGGTTCTCTGGTGGGCAAGTAGCAGG ATACACGAGAACATATACCCACAATCTCACATTTGCTACTATAAAG GGTGCTGGTCATACAGCTCCAGAGTACAAACCAAGGGAGAGCCTGGATATGATTAAAAGATGGCTTTCATACCAACCACTGTAG
- the LOC120277823 gene encoding serine carboxypeptidase-like 18 isoform X2 — protein sequence MASCLRFQLLYLLLLLILWPLFMSASIVTHLPGFHGPLPFHLETGYVGVDEVQLFYYFIESEGNPVEDPLILWLTGGPGCSAFSGLVFEIGPLKFRSVDHNGSLPTLVYHPFSWTKVSNVIFLDSPVGTGFSFSNTPEGYVDGDVTSSKRVYRFLRKWLMDHPQFLSNPLYISGDSYAGKVVPFITDLILQGIESGTQPLLNLKGYSIGNPSTGEAIDLNSRIPYARNMGIISDELYESTIISCEGEDNENLTSTLCAEILQVVNKLLGELNIGHILEPKCPPASPKPRNLAGERRFLKNEQNMLIVPPPAPPLKCRSYAYYLSYIWANNDAVRDALHIQKGTVPEWIRCNDYLQYAYDLPSSVKYQQKLTSQGYRALVYSGDHDLVIPHIGTQTWIRSLNYSIVDDWRSWFSGGQVAGVLVIQLQSTNQGRAWI from the exons ATGGCTTCTTGTCTTCGTTTCCAACTACTGTATCTGCTGCTATTGTTGATCCTATGGCCGTTGTTCATGTCTGCTTCAATTGTTACTCATCTTCCTGGCTTTCATGGTCCACTTCCCTTCCACCTTGAGACTGG ATATGTTGGTGTGGATGAAGTGCAactattttattacttcatagAGTCTGAGGGGAATCCAGTTGAGGACCCTCTTATTCTTTGGCTCACTGGTGGCCCTGGTTGCTCTGCTTTCAGTGGTCTCGTATTTGAAATTG GTCCTCTAAAGTTCAGGAGTGTGGATCATAATGGTAGCTTGCCAACACTAGTGTATCATCCTTTCTCTTGGACTAAG gtcTCAAATGTGATCTTCTTAGACTCTCCTGTTGGAACTGGGTTCTCATTCTCAAATACTCCAGAGGGATATGTTGATGGTGATGTTACTTCATCCAAAAGAGTGTACAGGTTTCTCAGAAAG TGGCTGATGGACCACCCACAATTCCTATCCAATCCTCTGTATATTTCTGGTGATTCATATGCTGGCAAGGTTGTTCCATTCATCACTGACTTGATATTACAAG GAATTGAATCTGGAACTCAGCCTCTTCTGAATCTCA AGGGATATTCGATTGGCAACCCATCAACCGGAGAAGCAATCGATCTGAATTCTCGCATCCCATATGCTCGTAATATGGGGATAATTTCTGATGAGTTATATGAG TCCACCATTATTTCTTGTGAAGGAGAAGATAATGAAAATCTCACCAGTACTCTTTGTGCTGAGATTCTTCAAGTTGTGAATAAG TTGCTTGGTGAACTAAATATCGGCCATATTTTGGAGCCAAAATGCCCACCAGCTTCTCCGAAACCAAGGAACTTGGCCGGAGAAAGGAGATTTCTGAAAAATGAGCAAAACATGCTTATTGTCCCACCACCTGCTCCCCCTCTCAAATGCAGA TCTTATGCTTACTATTTGTCCTACATTTGGGCAAACAACGATGCCGTGAGAGATGCTCTTCACATCCAGAAG GGGACTGTGCCGGAATGGATCAGATGCAACGATTATTTGCAGTATGCCTATGATCTTCCGAGCAGCGTAAAATACCAGCAGAAACTCACAAGCCAAGGTTATCGAGCTCTTGTTTACAG TGGGGATCATGATCTAGTGATACCACATATAGGAACCCAGACATGGATAAGATCTCTGAATTACTCCATTGTCGATGACTGGAGATCTTGGTTCTCTGGTGGGCAAGTAGCAGG GGTGCTGGTCATACAGCTCCAGAGTACAAACCAAGGGAGAGCCTGGATATGA